Proteins found in one Micromonospora sp. WMMD1082 genomic segment:
- a CDS encoding DUF3662 and FHA domain-containing protein: MSSGPEEEPVSVLQRFEKRLEGLVEGAFAKVFKGVVHPVEILNAMQREAEAHKAILAGGRTLVPNRYVIDLSPYDHSRLAPYAAALAQELAQSQAEFIGEQAWTVYGDVIVEIERGEGLDTGMFRVTAEVYTGGDVAPVSAPGYDAGPPGYPSYDQGGGYGPPPGHGGGRNVRLVSGDGRTYPLQMGSTVIGRGDQANLRLPDVGISRRHARLDFDGGQVVLTDLGSTNGTMVNGQRVSAVALNPGDMIQLGTTTLTFRVDG, translated from the coding sequence ATGTCCTCGGGACCCGAGGAGGAGCCGGTGAGCGTGCTGCAACGCTTCGAGAAGCGTCTGGAAGGCCTGGTAGAAGGGGCCTTCGCCAAGGTCTTCAAAGGGGTGGTACACCCTGTGGAGATCCTCAACGCCATGCAGCGGGAGGCCGAGGCACACAAGGCCATCCTGGCTGGTGGGCGCACGTTGGTGCCCAACCGCTACGTGATCGATCTCTCGCCGTACGACCACAGTCGGCTGGCGCCGTACGCCGCCGCGCTGGCCCAGGAGTTGGCCCAGTCGCAGGCGGAGTTCATCGGCGAGCAGGCGTGGACGGTCTACGGAGACGTGATCGTCGAGATCGAGCGCGGTGAAGGACTGGACACCGGAATGTTCCGGGTCACCGCGGAGGTCTACACCGGTGGCGACGTCGCCCCGGTCTCGGCGCCCGGCTACGACGCCGGCCCGCCCGGCTACCCGTCGTACGACCAGGGCGGCGGCTACGGCCCGCCGCCGGGTCACGGCGGTGGGCGCAACGTGCGGCTGGTCTCCGGTGACGGCCGCACCTACCCGCTGCAGATGGGCTCGACCGTGATCGGTCGCGGCGACCAGGCCAACCTGCGCCTGCCGGACGTCGGCATCTCCCGGCGACACGCCCGGCTGGACTTCGACGGTGGGCAGGTGGTGCTGACCGATCTCGGCTCGACCAACGGCACCATGGTCAACGGCCAGCGGGTCTCCGCCGTGGCGCTGAACCCCGGTGACATGATCCAGCTCGGCACGACCACTCTGACCTTCCGCGTGGACGGCTGA
- a CDS encoding PASTA domain-containing protein — MTDGMTDGQPGRGDTGPDRRMLTIGGGVAAVLLAIIGAAGGWVLAGDQERSVATPPGATGSPTPAGQTSPPRERPTTSTSRTPSSSPTPSAPTGLTVPDLIGLDFEEAREKLRDRGLGWQLVFGSGDSASVRSTNPAPGTPVKRGITVVITVAGAAPPNEVPDLVGETCTDARNELVDAGFSPRYPNGRSGSVTEQRPAGGHVGRWNDVVQIWCGTASSGDESAPES, encoded by the coding sequence ATGACGGACGGGATGACCGACGGACAACCGGGGCGCGGTGACACCGGCCCGGACCGGAGGATGTTGACCATCGGTGGCGGTGTCGCCGCCGTACTGCTCGCGATCATCGGTGCGGCCGGCGGCTGGGTGCTGGCCGGCGACCAGGAACGATCGGTCGCGACGCCGCCCGGCGCGACCGGCAGCCCCACCCCCGCCGGACAGACCTCTCCGCCCCGCGAGCGGCCGACGACGAGCACCTCACGCACACCGAGCAGCAGTCCCACGCCTTCCGCACCGACCGGGCTCACCGTGCCGGACCTGATCGGCCTGGACTTCGAGGAGGCCCGGGAGAAACTGCGGGACCGAGGGCTGGGCTGGCAGCTCGTCTTCGGCAGCGGCGACAGTGCCAGCGTGCGGAGCACCAACCCGGCGCCGGGTACGCCGGTCAAGCGCGGCATCACCGTCGTGATCACCGTGGCCGGGGCCGCACCGCCGAACGAGGTGCCGGACCTGGTCGGTGAGACGTGCACCGACGCGCGGAACGAACTCGTCGATGCCGGTTTCTCCCCCCGCTACCCCAACGGGCGATCCGGCAGCGTTACCGAACAGCGGCCGGCCGGCGGTCATGTCGGCAGGTGGAACGACGTGGTCCAGATCTGGTGCGGCACGGCGTCGAGTGGGGACGAGAGCGCTCCAGAGTCGTGA
- a CDS encoding NAD-dependent epimerase/dehydratase family protein, with protein sequence MSVAFVTGSGGLIGSEAVRHFAGLGLDVVGIDNDMRQEFFGEEASTAWNVRRLTDDLGEAYSHHSIDIRDRGALGALFGRYGRDVAVVIHTAAQPSHDWAVRDPFTDFDVNAAGTLNVLQSVREHCIDAPVIHCSTNKVYGDRPNSLPLVERETRWEIEAGHPYEQGIREDMSIDACLHSIFGASKVAADVMVQEYGRYFGMRTACFRGGTLTGPAHSATELHGFLGYVMRANMERRTYKIFGYQGKQVRDAIHSSDVVSAFEAFFRDPRSAAVYNLGGGRHSNTSNREAFALAEEITGQEMITEYVEANRIGDHKWWIGSNEAFQADYPDWKQVYDVPMIMREIYEANVDKWVPAA encoded by the coding sequence GTGAGTGTCGCATTCGTGACCGGCTCCGGCGGGCTGATCGGCTCCGAGGCGGTCCGGCACTTCGCCGGCCTCGGTCTCGACGTCGTCGGCATCGACAACGACATGCGGCAGGAGTTCTTCGGCGAGGAGGCGTCCACCGCGTGGAACGTCCGCCGGCTGACCGACGACCTGGGTGAGGCGTACTCGCACCACAGCATCGACATCCGGGACCGCGGGGCGCTCGGCGCGCTGTTCGGGCGGTACGGCCGGGACGTGGCCGTGGTGATCCACACCGCCGCACAGCCCTCGCACGACTGGGCCGTGCGCGACCCGTTCACCGACTTCGACGTGAACGCCGCCGGCACCCTGAACGTGCTGCAGAGCGTCCGGGAGCACTGCATCGACGCGCCGGTCATCCACTGCTCCACCAACAAGGTCTACGGCGACCGGCCGAACAGCCTGCCGCTGGTCGAGCGGGAGACCCGCTGGGAGATCGAGGCGGGCCACCCGTACGAGCAGGGCATCCGCGAGGACATGTCGATCGACGCCTGCCTGCACTCCATCTTCGGCGCCTCGAAGGTCGCGGCGGACGTCATGGTGCAGGAGTACGGCCGCTACTTCGGCATGCGGACGGCCTGCTTCCGGGGCGGGACACTGACCGGCCCGGCGCACTCGGCGACCGAGCTGCACGGCTTCCTCGGGTATGTGATGCGGGCCAACATGGAGCGCCGGACGTACAAGATCTTCGGCTACCAGGGCAAGCAGGTCCGGGACGCCATCCACAGCTCGGACGTGGTCTCCGCGTTCGAGGCGTTCTTCCGCGACCCGCGTTCCGCGGCGGTCTACAACCTCGGTGGCGGCCGGCACTCCAACACCTCCAACCGGGAGGCGTTCGCGCTGGCCGAGGAGATCACCGGCCAAGAAATGATCACCGAGTACGTCGAGGCCAACCGGATCGGCGACCACAAGTGGTGGATCGGCTCGAACGAGGCGTTCCAGGCCGACTATCCGGACTGGAAGCAGGTCTACGACGTACCAATGATCATGCGAGAGATCTACGAGGCCAACGTGGACAAGTGGGTGCCAGCAGCGTGA
- a CDS encoding PASTA domain-containing protein has protein sequence MSDDRPEPTEEQPDDRTRPISPAGGDPDGTAPLGRTPDETAPLGRTPDETAPLGRTPDETAPLDRTPGSAERPDGTAPLPPAQRSGPAAWSGRAEVPSVRPGAEREPSGGEWYADEQPGRPWWLPILWGVLLLLLLGLLGVGIWLARQALDEGGSPPASPQPTRQTPTATASPSPTTRSPSPPPTTSAAPAEVPVPPLVGLPEAAARALLDGLDLDYAVEYRPSDQPAGTVIATDPGAGELVAAGDEIRLVVAAASPSPSVTTGEPTTEPTATASPTG, from the coding sequence ATGAGCGACGACCGCCCGGAGCCGACCGAGGAACAACCAGACGACCGGACCCGTCCGATCTCGCCGGCCGGCGGTGACCCGGACGGCACCGCACCGCTCGGGCGCACCCCGGACGAGACCGCGCCGCTCGGACGCACTCCGGACGAGACCGCACCGCTTGGGCGCACCCCGGACGAGACCGCGCCGTTGGACCGTACGCCCGGATCCGCCGAGCGGCCGGACGGGACCGCGCCGTTGCCACCGGCGCAGCGGTCCGGGCCGGCGGCGTGGTCGGGGCGCGCGGAGGTGCCGTCGGTACGGCCCGGCGCGGAGCGCGAGCCGTCCGGCGGCGAGTGGTACGCCGATGAGCAGCCCGGCCGGCCCTGGTGGCTGCCGATCCTCTGGGGCGTCCTGCTGCTGCTCCTGCTCGGCCTGCTGGGTGTCGGGATCTGGCTGGCCCGCCAGGCACTGGACGAGGGTGGGTCGCCACCGGCGTCGCCGCAGCCGACCAGGCAGACCCCGACGGCCACCGCATCGCCGTCGCCGACGACACGTTCACCCTCGCCGCCACCGACGACGAGTGCCGCTCCGGCCGAGGTGCCGGTGCCGCCGCTGGTCGGTCTGCCGGAGGCCGCGGCGCGGGCGCTGCTGGACGGGCTCGACCTCGACTACGCGGTGGAGTACCGCCCGTCGGACCAGCCGGCGGGCACCGTCATCGCCACCGACCCCGGGGCGGGCGAGCTGGTGGCGGCCGGTGACGAGATCAGGCTGGTGGTGGCCGCGGCCAGCCCGAGCCCGTCGGTGACGACGGGTGAGCCGACCACCGAGCCGACCGCCACCGCCAGCCCCACCGGATGA
- a CDS encoding S8 family serine peptidase gives MALPHRSVLVGLAALAMVAAATPAMAAEPVGTIQSAGGATAVEGSYIVVFKDSAVSRTAVGSSVDRLLRRHGGAAARTYQAAVRGAELRVDAKVAARIAADPAVAYVEQNHTVSIAATQTNPPSWGLDRIDQRNLPLNNSYTYPNTAANVTSYVIDTGIRTSHSDFGTRATWGTNTVDSNNTDCNGHGTHVAGTVGGTAYGVAKATRLVAVKVLNCSGSGTNAGVIGGVDWVTANAVKPAVANMSLGGGANTALDNAIINSINSGITYAVAAGNGNALGQRQNACNYSPARAAPAITVGATQNNDAAASFSNFGTCVDILAPGVSITAPWHTNDTATNTISGTSMASPHVAGAAALVLSANPSWTPQQIRDYLVNNATPDVITNVGTGTPNRLLYVVNGDTPPPANDFSVSVSPTAGSTAPGGSVTATVATATTNGSAQSVSLSASGLPSGATASFSPATVTSGGSSTLTIGTSASTPAGTYPVTITGTAASGSKTATYSLTVTGSGGGGCSGTNDTDVAIPDTGATVSSPITISGCNRNASSSSTVAVNIVHSWRGDVVIDLVAPDGSSYRLKNSNILDWGSNINATYTVNLSSEAANGTWRLQARDVYSGYTGYINTWTLTL, from the coding sequence ATGGCTCTTCCACACAGGTCCGTACTCGTCGGGTTGGCCGCGCTGGCCATGGTGGCGGCGGCCACGCCGGCCATGGCGGCCGAGCCGGTCGGCACCATCCAGAGCGCCGGCGGTGCCACCGCCGTCGAGGGCAGCTACATCGTCGTGTTCAAGGACAGCGCGGTCAGCCGCACGGCCGTCGGTTCCTCCGTGGACCGGCTGCTGCGCCGGCACGGTGGCGCGGCGGCCCGCACGTACCAAGCGGCCGTCCGCGGCGCCGAGCTGCGGGTCGATGCCAAGGTCGCGGCCCGCATCGCCGCGGACCCCGCGGTGGCGTACGTCGAGCAGAACCACACCGTGTCGATCGCCGCCACCCAGACGAACCCCCCGTCCTGGGGACTGGACCGGATCGACCAGCGCAACCTGCCGCTGAACAACTCCTACACGTACCCCAACACGGCCGCCAACGTGACCTCGTACGTCATCGACACCGGCATCCGGACGTCCCACTCGGACTTCGGTACCCGGGCGACCTGGGGCACCAACACCGTCGACTCCAACAACACCGACTGCAACGGCCACGGCACGCACGTCGCCGGCACGGTCGGCGGCACGGCGTACGGCGTGGCCAAGGCGACCCGCCTGGTGGCGGTGAAGGTGCTCAACTGCTCCGGCAGCGGTACCAATGCCGGCGTGATCGGCGGTGTCGACTGGGTCACCGCGAACGCGGTCAAGCCGGCCGTGGCCAACATGAGCCTCGGCGGCGGCGCGAACACCGCGCTCGACAACGCGATCATCAACTCGATCAACTCCGGCATCACGTACGCGGTCGCGGCCGGCAACGGCAACGCCCTCGGCCAGCGGCAGAATGCCTGCAACTACTCGCCGGCGCGGGCCGCACCGGCGATCACCGTCGGCGCCACCCAGAACAACGACGCCGCGGCCAGCTTCTCCAACTTCGGCACCTGTGTGGACATCCTGGCGCCGGGCGTGAGCATCACCGCGCCCTGGCACACCAACGACACCGCGACGAACACGATCAGCGGTACCTCGATGGCGTCGCCGCACGTCGCCGGCGCCGCGGCGCTGGTGCTCTCGGCCAACCCGTCGTGGACTCCGCAGCAAATCCGGGACTACCTGGTCAACAACGCCACCCCGGACGTGATCACGAACGTGGGCACCGGCACCCCGAACCGGCTGCTCTACGTGGTCAACGGCGACACCCCGCCGCCGGCCAACGACTTCTCGGTCTCGGTCTCGCCGACCGCCGGCTCCACCGCGCCGGGCGGCTCGGTGACCGCCACCGTGGCCACCGCCACCACCAACGGGTCGGCCCAGTCGGTCAGCCTCTCGGCCAGCGGCCTGCCGTCCGGGGCGACCGCCTCGTTCAGCCCGGCCACGGTCACCTCGGGCGGGTCGTCGACGCTGACCATCGGCACCTCGGCCAGCACGCCGGCCGGCACGTACCCGGTGACCATCACCGGCACCGCGGCGTCGGGCTCGAAGACCGCGACCTACTCGCTGACGGTGACCGGCAGCGGCGGTGGCGGCTGCTCCGGTACCAACGACACCGACGTGGCGATCCCGGACACCGGCGCCACGGTTTCCAGCCCGATCACGATCTCCGGCTGCAACCGGAACGCCTCGTCGTCCTCGACGGTCGCGGTGAACATCGTGCACAGCTGGCGCGGTGACGTGGTTATCGACCTGGTCGCCCCGGACGGGTCGTCCTACCGGCTGAAGAACAGCAACATCCTCGACTGGGGGAGCAACATCAACGCCACCTACACGGTGAACCTCTCCAGCGAGGCGGCGAACGGCACCTGGCGACTCCAGGCGCGGGACGTCTACTCGGGCTACACCGGCTACATCAACACCTGGACGCTGACCCTCTGA
- a CDS encoding helix-turn-helix transcriptional regulator, with product MSERRSPTIRRRRLGAELRRQRETAGITIEAVAEQLECSASKISRIETGHTTATPRDVRDMLRIYGVVGAESDELVQIAREARQKGWWHPYSTVLVGAFVGLEAAASSIRAYEQQVVPGLLETDDYASAMIRAARPDFTPEQVSQRVRVRLGRQSLLTQDDPVDLWVVLDEAVLSRPVGGDAVMRDQLKRLVEVAQLPNVTLQVLPFEVGAHAGMDGTFTILSFPEPGDPDVVYAENATGGLFLEKSDELQKYSFIFDHIRAAAIRPEESVEYIVRLAEEPLWKWRRRESPWT from the coding sequence GTGAGTGAGCGGCGCAGCCCGACCATCCGGCGGCGCCGGCTCGGCGCCGAACTGCGCCGCCAGCGCGAGACCGCCGGGATCACCATCGAGGCCGTCGCGGAGCAGCTGGAGTGCTCGGCGTCCAAGATCTCCCGGATCGAGACCGGCCACACCACCGCGACTCCCCGGGACGTACGGGACATGCTGCGGATCTACGGAGTGGTGGGCGCCGAGAGCGACGAGCTGGTGCAGATCGCCCGTGAGGCGCGCCAGAAGGGCTGGTGGCACCCCTACAGCACGGTGCTGGTCGGCGCGTTCGTGGGCCTGGAGGCGGCGGCCAGTTCGATCCGCGCGTACGAGCAGCAGGTGGTGCCGGGCCTGCTGGAAACCGACGACTACGCGAGTGCGATGATCCGTGCCGCCCGCCCCGATTTCACCCCCGAGCAGGTGAGTCAGCGGGTGCGTGTCCGACTGGGTCGTCAATCGTTGTTGACCCAGGATGATCCGGTCGATCTGTGGGTGGTGCTCGATGAGGCGGTGTTGAGCCGTCCGGTGGGCGGGGACGCGGTCATGCGTGACCAGCTCAAACGGTTGGTGGAGGTGGCCCAACTGCCGAACGTGACGCTGCAGGTCCTGCCGTTCGAGGTGGGGGCGCACGCCGGCATGGATGGCACCTTCACGATCCTCAGCTTCCCCGAGCCCGGTGATCCGGATGTCGTGTACGCGGAGAACGCCACGGGTGGGCTCTTCCTGGAGAAGAGCGACGAACTACAGAAGTACAGCTTCATCTTCGATCACATTCGAGCAGCGGCCATACGCCCGGAGGAGTCCGTCGAGTACATCGTGAGACTGGCAGAGGAGCCGTTGTGGAAATGGCGACGCAGGGAATCCCCGTGGACCTGA
- a CDS encoding WecB/TagA/CpsF family glycosyltransferase, with amino-acid sequence MGASSVTKKNVLGVLVDATDYADATERVVAAAQERRPLALTALAVHGVMTGVLDRAHNARLNSFDVVTPDGQPVRWALNLLHGAGLTDRVYGPTLTLHVLSRFADEGLPVYLYGSTDETLARLIPALERMFPALKIAGVEASKFRGVQPGEDVEIADRIRASGARLVLVGLGCPRQEVFAYAMRPLLDMPLMAVGAAFDYHAGLLNQPPPWMQRAGLEWFWRLGLEPKRLWRRYLILNPAYLSRLFAQKTGLWKAPPPAPTTERPAEFAV; translated from the coding sequence GTGGGTGCCAGCAGCGTGACCAAGAAGAACGTCCTCGGCGTCCTGGTCGACGCCACCGACTACGCCGACGCCACCGAGCGGGTCGTGGCGGCCGCGCAGGAGCGCCGCCCGCTGGCGCTGACCGCGCTGGCCGTGCACGGCGTGATGACCGGGGTGCTGGACCGGGCGCACAACGCCCGGCTCAACTCCTTCGACGTGGTGACCCCGGACGGGCAGCCGGTGCGTTGGGCACTGAACCTGCTGCACGGCGCCGGGCTCACCGACCGGGTCTACGGGCCCACCCTGACCCTGCACGTGCTCTCCCGCTTCGCCGACGAGGGCCTGCCGGTCTACCTGTACGGCTCGACCGACGAGACCCTCGCCCGGCTGATTCCGGCCCTGGAACGGATGTTCCCGGCCCTGAAGATTGCCGGGGTGGAGGCGTCCAAGTTCCGCGGCGTGCAGCCGGGTGAGGACGTCGAGATCGCCGACCGGATCCGGGCCAGCGGTGCCCGGCTGGTACTGGTCGGGCTGGGCTGTCCCCGCCAGGAGGTCTTCGCGTACGCGATGCGCCCGCTGCTGGACATGCCGCTGATGGCGGTCGGCGCGGCCTTCGACTATCACGCCGGGCTGCTGAACCAGCCGCCGCCGTGGATGCAGCGCGCCGGGTTGGAGTGGTTCTGGCGGCTAGGCCTGGAGCCGAAGCGGCTGTGGCGGCGCTACCTGATCCTCAACCCCGCGTACCTGAGTCGGTTGTTCGCGCAGAAGACCGGGCTGTGGAAGGCCCCACCGCCCGCACCGACCACCGAGCGACCGGCCGAGTTCGCGGTCTGA
- a CDS encoding FHA domain-containing protein: MPELVITVARFGFLVLLWIFVFTVVGVIRRDLFAGARTGRLVAAPRAVGASTGQATSKPAKVKRGRAAHQLVVTAGQLAGTRITLGEAQITIGRAEDSTLVITDDYASARHARLVPRDGQWFVEDLGSTNGTYLDRAKVTGPTPVPLGVPIRIGRTSLELRP, encoded by the coding sequence TTGCCGGAACTCGTCATCACCGTCGCCCGGTTCGGATTCCTCGTCCTGCTGTGGATCTTCGTGTTCACGGTGGTCGGCGTCATCCGTCGGGACCTCTTCGCGGGGGCCCGTACGGGCCGGCTGGTGGCCGCGCCCCGGGCGGTGGGCGCGTCGACCGGTCAGGCGACGTCGAAGCCGGCGAAGGTGAAGCGGGGCCGGGCGGCGCATCAGCTGGTGGTGACCGCCGGCCAGTTGGCCGGTACCCGGATCACCCTGGGTGAGGCGCAGATAACCATCGGTCGTGCGGAGGACTCCACCCTCGTCATCACCGACGACTACGCCTCCGCGCGACACGCCCGGCTCGTGCCACGTGACGGGCAATGGTTCGTCGAGGACCTCGGCTCGACTAACGGGACGTACCTCGATCGCGCTAAGGTCACCGGACCGACCCCCGTCCCCCTCGGCGTGCCGATTCGCATCGGCCGCACCTCTCTCGAATTACGGCCATGA
- a CDS encoding protein phosphatase 2C domain-containing protein has protein sequence MTLTLRYAAHSDRGLIRDGNQDSVYAGPRLLAVADGMGGMAAGDVASNIVIGAMAPLDEDVPGDALVDALRSAVGTANQQLRETVEANPQLEGMGTTLTATLFSGSKLGMVHIGDSRAYLLRDGEFAQITKDDTYVQMLVDEGRISPEEASSHPQRSLLTRALDGRDIDPEYSVRQVLPGDRYLICSDGLSGVVSAETIAEAMREYADPQQCVERLVQLALRGGGPDNITVIIADATDRDIVEAAPIVGGAAARDRGMATSADGSTPAARASALSAPRPATPDEPAANADDEPETRRRPLRALAMATALLVIVGGGVFAGWSYTQRQYYVGATDDGQVAVFRGVQGQIAGMDLSSVHSTSPAQLDDLTLAAQEQVKQGIPAKSEPDAERRLAELTMDSPTNVNLKPICPPTPSPAAPTGVPSPTPSAPDGSPSPPDGSVAPTAAGTPVGTSAPAPDSTAPESTPDAPPVDTFSPTVDPAACRSPE, from the coding sequence ATGACTCTGACCCTGCGCTATGCGGCCCACAGCGACCGCGGTCTGATCCGAGACGGTAATCAGGACTCCGTCTACGCCGGGCCGCGGCTACTCGCCGTCGCCGACGGCATGGGCGGCATGGCCGCCGGTGACGTCGCCAGCAACATCGTCATCGGTGCCATGGCGCCGCTGGACGAGGACGTCCCCGGTGACGCCCTGGTCGACGCGCTCCGCTCCGCCGTGGGCACCGCCAATCAGCAGCTCCGCGAGACCGTGGAGGCCAACCCGCAGTTGGAGGGGATGGGCACCACGCTGACCGCGACCCTCTTCTCCGGCAGCAAGCTGGGCATGGTCCACATCGGCGACTCGCGGGCCTACCTCCTGCGTGACGGAGAGTTCGCGCAGATCACCAAGGACGACACCTACGTCCAGATGCTCGTCGACGAGGGCCGGATCAGCCCGGAGGAGGCGAGCAGTCACCCCCAGCGCTCGCTGCTCACCCGCGCGCTGGACGGCCGCGACATCGACCCGGAGTACTCGGTCCGGCAGGTGCTTCCCGGCGACCGTTACCTGATCTGCTCCGACGGGCTCTCCGGCGTGGTCAGCGCGGAGACCATCGCCGAGGCGATGCGCGAGTACGCCGATCCGCAGCAGTGCGTCGAGCGGCTCGTGCAGCTCGCCCTGCGCGGCGGCGGCCCGGACAACATCACGGTGATCATCGCCGACGCCACCGATCGGGACATCGTCGAGGCGGCGCCGATCGTCGGCGGCGCGGCGGCCCGCGATCGGGGCATGGCCACCTCGGCGGACGGCTCCACCCCGGCCGCACGCGCCTCCGCGCTCTCCGCCCCCCGGCCCGCCACACCCGACGAGCCCGCCGCGAACGCCGACGACGAGCCGGAGACGCGCCGCCGCCCGCTGCGCGCGCTCGCGATGGCGACCGCCCTGCTGGTGATCGTCGGCGGCGGCGTGTTCGCCGGGTGGAGCTACACCCAGCGGCAGTACTACGTCGGCGCGACGGACGACGGCCAGGTGGCCGTGTTCCGGGGGGTCCAGGGCCAGATCGCCGGCATGGATCTCTCCAGCGTGCACTCGACGAGCCCCGCCCAGCTGGACGACCTCACCCTCGCCGCGCAGGAGCAGGTCAAGCAGGGCATCCCGGCCAAGAGCGAGCCGGACGCGGAACGGCGGCTGGCGGAGCTGACGATGGACAGCCCGACCAACGTGAACCTCAAGCCGATCTGCCCGCCCACGCCGAGCCCGGCCGCCCCGACGGGCGTGCCCTCGCCGACGCCGAGTGCACCGGACGGCTCGCCGTCGCCGCCGGACGGCTCGGTGGCCCCCACCGCCGCCGGCACGCCCGTCGGCACCTCCGCCCCCGCACCGGACAGCACGGCACCGGAGAGCACGCCCGACGCCCCTCCCGTCGACACCTTCTCGCCCACGGTCGACCCGGCGGCCTGCCGGTCGCCCGAGTAG
- a CDS encoding FtsW/RodA/SpoVE family cell cycle protein, with the protein MTAAATPATSPATAGERPGVRLARSRRNAELSLLLLAMALVAAYGAMVEANVLDTVTPGFWVPAAALTAVFLGMHLVIRFLAPFADPALLPAVALLNGLGVGFLRRLDLARAAPEERVDLAIFAGIGGRQLAWTLVSVILAAGLLALMRDHRSVSRYAYTLGLAGIVLVMLPAVLPASISEINGAKLWVRIGSFSIQPGEFAKLALLVFFAYYLVRKREVLSLASHRILGIDFPRGRDLGPVLVVWAISLLVLIFEKDLGTSLLYFGMFVATVYIATERVSWLLIGLVLFFGGAYLAYVLGEAVGGPFANFYLRAEIWLDPFGDPYDSGYQLVQGLLALGTGGLFGAGPGGGQPLLLPEVQNDFIFAGIGEEIGLFGLSALLVIYLLIVERGLRAALAVRDSFGKLLAGGLAFTLALQVFVIVGGISGLIPLTGQTTPFLSAGGSSLMANWLLVAVLLRVSDAGRRPVSGVGGKVNRPAGGPPEQLHGATTEVIRP; encoded by the coding sequence GTGACCGCAGCGGCCACCCCGGCGACCTCGCCCGCGACAGCGGGCGAGCGACCCGGCGTACGCCTGGCCCGGTCCCGGCGCAACGCCGAGCTGTCGCTGCTGCTGCTGGCCATGGCGCTGGTGGCCGCGTACGGGGCGATGGTCGAGGCGAACGTGCTCGACACGGTCACCCCGGGATTCTGGGTGCCGGCCGCCGCGCTCACCGCGGTCTTCCTCGGCATGCACCTGGTGATCAGGTTCCTGGCACCGTTCGCCGATCCGGCCCTGCTGCCGGCGGTGGCCCTGCTCAACGGGTTGGGGGTCGGCTTCCTGCGGCGGCTCGATCTGGCCCGGGCGGCCCCCGAGGAGCGGGTCGACCTGGCCATCTTCGCCGGCATCGGTGGCCGGCAACTGGCCTGGACGCTGGTCTCGGTGATCCTCGCCGCCGGGCTGCTGGCCCTGATGCGCGACCACCGGTCGGTCTCCCGGTACGCGTACACGCTGGGTCTGGCGGGCATCGTGCTGGTCATGCTGCCGGCGGTGCTGCCGGCCAGCATCTCCGAGATCAACGGCGCGAAGCTGTGGGTACGCATCGGCAGCTTCTCCATCCAGCCCGGCGAGTTCGCCAAGCTCGCCCTGCTGGTCTTCTTCGCCTACTACCTCGTCCGCAAGCGCGAGGTGCTGTCGCTGGCGAGTCACCGGATCCTCGGCATCGACTTCCCGCGCGGGCGCGACCTCGGCCCGGTGCTCGTCGTCTGGGCGATCAGCCTGCTGGTCCTCATCTTCGAGAAGGACCTGGGCACCTCGCTGCTCTACTTCGGCATGTTCGTGGCAACGGTCTACATCGCCACCGAACGGGTCAGCTGGCTGCTCATCGGTCTGGTCCTCTTCTTCGGCGGCGCCTACCTCGCGTACGTGCTCGGCGAGGCGGTCGGCGGGCCGTTCGCGAACTTCTACCTGCGGGCGGAGATCTGGCTCGACCCGTTCGGTGACCCGTACGACTCCGGTTACCAACTGGTGCAGGGGCTGCTCGCACTCGGCACCGGCGGGCTGTTCGGCGCCGGGCCGGGCGGTGGCCAGCCGCTGCTGCTGCCCGAGGTGCAGAACGACTTCATCTTCGCCGGCATCGGCGAGGAGATCGGCCTGTTCGGCCTCTCCGCGCTGCTGGTGATCTACCTGCTGATCGTCGAGCGGGGCCTGCGGGCCGCCCTGGCGGTGCGGGACTCGTTCGGCAAGCTGCTCGCCGGTGGCCTGGCCTTCACCCTGGCGTTGCAGGTCTTCGTGATCGTCGGCGGGATCAGCGGGCTCATCCCGCTCACCGGCCAGACCACGCCGTTCCTCTCCGCCGGTGGCTCCTCGCTGATGGCGAACTGGCTGCTCGTCGCGGTGCTGCTGCGGGTCTCCGACGCCGGTCGCCGCCCGGTCAGCGGTGTCGGCGGCAAGGTGAACCGGCCCGCCGGCGGCCCACCAGAGCAACTGCACGGTGCCACCACGGAGGTGATCAGGCCGTGA
- a CDS encoding DUF397 domain-containing protein gives MATQGIPVDLTQANWFKSSKSGPNCDNCVEVAYVTGAVGVRDSKDKAGPALVFSPGGWHAFVAGTRDGAFGLG, from the coding sequence ATGGCGACGCAGGGAATCCCCGTGGACCTGACGCAGGCGAACTGGTTCAAAAGCTCGAAGAGCGGACCGAACTGTGACAACTGCGTGGAGGTGGCGTACGTGACCGGGGCGGTCGGTGTCCGGGACTCCAAGGACAAGGCCGGCCCGGCCTTGGTCTTCTCCCCGGGCGGCTGGCACGCCTTCGTCGCTGGTACCAGGGACGGCGCGTTCGGCCTGGGCTGA